DNA from Struthio camelus isolate bStrCam1 chromosome 18, bStrCam1.hap1, whole genome shotgun sequence:
TTCTTTTGCACGTGCATCAGTCAATGTAAACTCTACAAATTGTTTAGTGAGTATGTAATAGGCACTACCAAAATATATGGTCAAATTATAGGGTGGTTTGGCTTTTATATTCTTTGTTGGATACACGTATGACATTCCAGAATGTACATATTCTCTGTAACTAACCTGTGTCCTGTGTTTCATGTGAAGTGGTTGGACTACCCCAGGAGTCATGTTTTTACCGTTCCATTTGCTTTTGATGTATTGTATAatgtctttgtttgttttgatggGATAATCTTGACCACATAAATTAATAACATAATTCCACTGAACTTTGGAATGGACTAGATCTCTCATGCAATTAATATCAGCTTGTAATCTTGAAAATCCTGCATAaacaacattttctctttttgaggaaataaaaatattttcaaagcagttaACAATGTTTTGTACAGCAGCTTTGTAATCTTTTGGTGACTTTTCATCAATGTGTATGCAGTAAATATTCTGAGGCATATAAATAGCTCTTAGTAGCTTTACAAACATTTGCAGCTCCTTGTGAATTGTGATAATGTACGCCAATGAGaaatttccttcctcttcagACAGTGGTCTTGTTATAAAATGCAGACTCTTCAAAACCGTGGAGCAGTTGCAAGAAGTCTGAATGCAGCTGAGTGTTTCCGGTTGGTAGGTGTTCtgacaaaagtttccaatttgAGAGGCAacatttttccccacaaaaagaGCTGAACAAAGTTCATCTGGGTAAAAGCCACACTCTGCTGTATCTGCAGTAAATTTTTGTTCATGTGGCTCTTCAGAAAGTGTGTTCTTTAGATAGATAAAAGTGTAGATGAACATGCAGATGGCAATGCACACTAAAAATCCTGATTTTGTTGCATCAAGTgggctcattttttattttccagatacTGTCTTTTGGTCATAGTTTAATTAAGCATGGAGattatctgaaaggaaaagtgaggtaaagagaggaagagaaccttcttgactttaaaaaaaaaaaaaaaaaaaaaagaatatgacagTGATGCATCTATAAATGTTGCAGGTACCCTCTTTCCAGTTACTAGGAGGGACTGTGTGCCCATATGCATGCTTATGCTGTAGTATACTCAACCACTGGAAATGGTACTTGCAAGACAATAAAGCAACTTTCGTAAGATGAACTAATTAGCCAAAGAACCAGGCATGGCCTTGTCTACTTCACTGCTTGAGCAAGTGGTGCCTAGCCCATCAGATAAAACTTATTCTATCTTGAGTCAATGTGTGCTCCAATAGGTAAGTCCAGTGTCATATGTTGGCCAAGGTCCAGCTCTCGGATTAGGGAAGATGTGTGAGCAGTACACAGCTAAAGGACAGCCACTGCTGAGACTTGTTTGAGGCCTGGAAAACATAAGATTCTGCCAGAGGAGCACATTTTAGTATACTAAATCTCTGTTTTTGGGATCCTCATCTGAAGAACGTAGTTGCTCCGTACATTCCACGGTCCTTGAGTTGGACTGTAGAGTGTATCTGGTTTCTAGATAAGTGAGGCATATACATTTGTATATCTATATGTTTAGGTATATTGTATATCTgcctatatataaaaataaaagcattttgactTGCTGCATTAGTCATATACTGAGTATGTGCTTTACGTGTATTCAGAGCCAATGTACTTCCCATACTGCTTGCAAGCACAAAGAGGTTCTACAGAAGCAGATACTTGGGGGAGGAGCTAATACAAGTGATGTTCCCAGATAAGGGTTATTCTTATTAGCCTCAGCCTTACTGCTGTCAGCTGCAGCTGTAGCATCCACAGGTTTGGAAGATTACGTGCATGTTATTTTTTTACCTTGTTCTCTAGTGTTGGTTCAGGAATGGTAAATATTAATGGTAAATGTTTGGCAACATTAAATGGTATAATGGTAAATGTTTGGCAACATTATGTTCCAGTTCACTATGACCAGCTGGTACTTAGCAGCAGAAAAATTATtgaataaacaaactgaaaaggcGAAATTGTAATTCACAAAATACGTCCTTTGTTATCATTATAAAGTCAGCACCGCTTTCTAACTCACTTGAGATATTTTTTAGTCTCCAGCATCTTTATATTAGTGATTTTGAAAACAAACCATGTGGACAACACTCATTCCTTATTTTTATCAGACTTGCATATCCTGAGATAGAAAGTATGCTACTACCAGCATTAACATTCACAGAGAAGTGTATAATTTATGTCGGTATCAGCATTGGAGGgttcaattttgttttttcatgaTTATCTTTTTCTTACAAATACCTTTCTTGTTGAAAAGTCAGAAGCATGACAACACAGAAGTCCTGAATCCTGGAGCTATTACATGAAGTCTTTTCCTTGAAGCATTTGATGTAGAACTTCCTAGACAAAATTCctggaaaggggagagaaaagattCCATCAGCTGTCAGTATACTTAATAGTTACGTtaagaaagcttttatttgtAGTTTTAGAGAGTATTCATGTTCTCTTGTACTTTATACAAGTTAACTGTTAGtagaaaaaattgtatttcactTGTAAATATTTTGTGCTTTGCAGCTGTCAACATCACAACATATTTGGTATTGGCTAGGAACAGAAAACAACCAAATTCTTATAAAGCTTGTTTCTTTATATGAATACTACTGTGGTTTGAAGGCTAGAAAGAAGCaaagatacttttttctttctttcttttttttaaatgaaaattcagtGTATGCCTGATTTAGAAGCTTGAAAATAAAGAAGACATTTAAATTCTGAgacacagaatttaaaaagtttGAAAGTAGAAAATTTGAACCAGGAGACCAGATACTCTGTAATACTAAAATTTTAAGAACTTATTAGGCTgttgggaaaaaatatatttatcttacTGTCCTTACTGGTATGCACTGGATTTCATGCTAGAAGAATGCCTCTTTTCCACTTAGCGTTCCAGAAGGTGGATTTGTATGTTAGGTGGAAGATTCATCCATTTTGCTTCTATGTCCTGTCAACAGCGCTCTTCAGTCTGCATTGAATGCATAGGCCAAAGAAAAACATTATGAAATCAGGTcccagaagaatatttttttcttagcagctCCTAAGGGATACATTTACTTTGTAAACAAGCTTGATTTTGAGTCTTTCATCCATTTTAACTAAAAACTTAAGCACTCGCATCCACATCAACCTTTCAATATTGtgcagaaagcaggagaaaaaaaaatgcctttgaaagGTGGAAGCAAGGATTTCCACAGTAAAAATGAAATTCGCCAGTGCTGTAGCCTGCTACCAGCTGACTAACAGAGCCCAGAATAGATTAGCATAATGGCTGTTATGTGCCCAATGGCAGAGGTTAGGAAGAGGGAGTGTCTGTTAGGGAAGCACTGATTTTTGTGGAGCTGGAGCCAGCAAAACTATTTTATTGTGAGTGAATAATTACAGAAAGGCATTGAGGTCACTCTGAATTAGTGAATGTGATGAGATCTTTATGGTCCATATCACATGGAAAGTTCATTCTTTGCATACAAATTACACTGAAGACCGCGGGCAGttataaaaaatatttggggCTTTAGACTGCTTAGAAAATAGAGCATCTGTGCAGGATGAATGCTGTCTcttgttttttcattaaaaacatctcTGCGGATAGCTTGCAAAGGATAGTCCCCTAGGGAACCCAGCTATAACCTGTTTGTGTGTTacaattacttttttattatcCATCAAATAATAGCTGCCAGGGATGTTTCAGGTGAAGTATTTGCTGTGGATTTTTCCTCTTGAACTCCATAGCATCTAGTTGGCGTGTTCTATATAGCAGTGTAAATGTATGCAAGCGCTCCACCATCAGGTAGGAAGAAACATGTCCTTCCTCAGTGTTAAAATATTTGGGGGGAAATGACTGAATGATGAAGACTTGCCTTCAAGAACAGTGTTACACATCTTTCAGCCTGGGGTTATATAATACACTACACTGTTTTCTGATGTTGAGGACCGTGCTGCCATATTTTCTCCTGCCCTTGAAGATCTTACTGTTAAGATGGTCCTCTGTCCAGGCATAACCTAGTCTATGACTATATTTAAATTGTTATTATTTTGCTAGAGCGCCCCTGTAGGTATTTAGTGGTAATAAAATATGTCTTTGAAACTCAAAGAACCTTTTCTATGGTATGGATAGGTGCTCTAAATCTAGAGTAGGAAGTTGTCTTAATTTACAGAAATGCAGAGATTAGCGTTAGACATTCTTCAAAAAATAGCCCGTTTGTAGGGATTTTCAAGCATCTTTATAACAGCTTTTGTGAGTATTATGTAATGGAAAATTGTTGGCTTAAACCTAAGCTGCTCCATCTCAATTAAAAAGGTGAACTCAAAAGAAAAGCGGAATTATGTTTATGCCTGCAAATATGCCTGTGAAATAATCAAGTTAGTTCATCAAGACCCCATTAGCTTGCAGTGTGTTTTGTAATTTGCAGCAAATCATTTTACAGTTCACTGTTTGTTCCTACCATTGAATTTTGTACTGTATCATTGCATCTCTAAATCTTCTATTTTGTCTACAGTCTTTGTATTTGCTTAATATTAATGTTCAGATAAACCTCAGTTCAAATGACTTCATAATTCAGTGAAACAAATGGCTTAAGAATACTTCATCTTCTAATAATTAAATGGTTAGAAGGCATTAGCTCCtgtatttccatatatttttataaGTCTGTTTTTAATCTAAGGATGACAAAATATTCATGCAGGGCTTAGGGTAGACATTTTATAATTAAGTGAATACTAATTCAGTCCTCTAAAAACTTACGTGTTAAAATTGgcactttttgctgctttttactttgatttgctttttccttctgcctggGTAAGTCTGCTGAGTCTCCTTCTGTGTTATGACGACCattgagtaaaagaaaaaaatttattcgTTAAACCCAATTAATACTGCCATAGAAATTTGAAATCATTCTTACTTAAAAAATACTGGATCAACATTTACGCATAAATGTGAAGCAAATTTATGAAGGTGTACCTTTTCatgtgctttcttctttttcttcgtttctgtttgcagttttttctttgctgtatggCATATTGACCTCATAAGAATTTAAAACAAGTACTATGATAGCTATTTAAACAGTTAAGTTATATTAACTTATAGCTTTGTAAAAAAATTAAGTTCCTTGCAAAAGAGCATAACAGGTATTTGTAAGTACTGTGATTTTTATGACACTAATAACACTTGT
Protein-coding regions in this window:
- the LOC104150020 gene encoding beta-1,3-galactosyl-O-glycosyl-glycoprotein beta-1,6-N-acetylglucosaminyltransferase 7, which gives rise to MSPLDATKSGFLVCIAICMFIYTFIYLKNTLSEEPHEQKFTADTAECGFYPDELCSALFVGKNVASQIGNFCQNTYQPETLSCIQTSCNCSTVLKSLHFITRPLSEEEGNFSLAYIITIHKELQMFVKLLRAIYMPQNIYCIHIDEKSPKDYKAAVQNIVNCFENIFISSKRENVVYAGFSRLQADINCMRDLVHSKVQWNYVINLCGQDYPIKTNKDIIQYIKSKWNGKNMTPGVVQPLHMKHRTQVSYREYVHSGMSYVYPTKNIKAKPPYNLTIYFGSAYYILTKQFVEFTLTDARAKELLDWSRDTYSPDEHYWVTLNRLNDAPGATPNADWEGNIRAIKWKDQEGTTHKGCKGHYIRDICVYGLGDLQWIIESPHLFANKFEPATYPLVMDCLERRYRLKVLQQAEVSIEDHWRFQENNYFNMKLNV